Genomic segment of bacterium:
TTATCAAAAGTATTAAATCTGTCATTTGAGCACCTATCTGCCATCCAAAACTTACTTGAATAGAAGCAATAAATCCAGGAGCACTCCATGTCCTTTTTTCTCTATCCCTTGAAATTATAATACCCTCCCCTCCCTTTCCAGCAAGTAAAAATCCACCTTTAAACTGTCTTATAAAAATAATTCCATAACATTCTTTGATAAGATTTACAGGAATAGAAACATCTGGCTGTTTTAACATATATTCAAGCAAATCTTCTGCAACTTTAAATCTTCTTATATATTTATCTTTTGTTTCAGAAAATCCTGTATTAAAAATCAATAAAATCAATAAAATCAATAATTTTTTCATTTTCTCTCCTTTTTTTTATTTTACCTCATGTATAGAATTATGGCAATCCCTCAACTGCAATAAAAGTATTTTCAGTAGGTATTGAAATCCCTTTTTCCTTTTCCATTATATCATATTTAAGTATTTTAAAATTTTTATCAAGGTAGTAAATCTTAATATTTTCTTTTACTGCCCCAAATCCCTGATCCACATTAGTAAAAACAACACCATCAGGAATATTTGGAAAAATAATAATTGTATTTTCCATTTCTTTTAAACTTGCTCCCGCAAAACCCTGATTAGATAATTTTTCTGTACCAGCTATTAATATTCTAATATTTTTAAATTTCATCTGAGGCCAATTAACAAATTCAACTCTCTGCATCCTGGATATTTTAGTAGAACATATAACGCCCGAAATAAAACCGAGAGTAAATATAAAAAAAAGTTTCTGTCTCATTTTCCCTCCTCAATTATTGCAATAACCTCAATTTCAATAAGAACATTTTTTGGTAAATTTGAAACTTCTACAGTTGTTCTTGCTGGTTTATTTTTAAAATACTGAGCATACACATAATTCATCTTTTCAAAATCATTTATATTTTTTAAAAAAACAGTGGTTTTAACAACATTTTCAAGATCTGCGCCTGCTTCAGTTAAAATATTTTTAATATTTTCTATCACCTGTTTAGTTTGACTAGTTATATCACCATTAACAACAGTATTTGTTTTAGGGTCAACGGGTATCTGTCCAGAAATAAAGATAAAATTTTTCCATTTAATTCCCTGAGAATAAGGTCCGACCGGTAAAGGTGATTTCTCTGTTATAATTCTTTCAAACATTTTTCAATTTTTTCTTTTAAATTGTCCATATATTTTTCTATTTTTTCCCCTCTTACTTCAAACATATCAACAATTTTACCACCTTCAGTTTCAACAAGTTCTATAAATTCTTTCATCGCTTTATTTTTTAAAAAACCACTTCCATAGGTTGTAAACAAAAAAACTTTTTTATTTTTCAGGTCAATATCTTCAAGAAAACTTCTAATATGTGGAGTTATTTTTCCAGCCCATATGGGTGTACCAATAAAAAGCAAATCATAATTTTCTATATGTGGAACTTTATCTATTTTTATTAATTTTTCAAAAATTGCATTAAAACAATTTTTCAAAAAACTGCATCTTTCTTTGCTCTCAATTTCAAACAAACTTACATCAAGATTTTTTGATTTGAGAATTTCATAAATTTTTACTGATAGTTTTCTGGTATTGCCAGTTAATGAAAAATAAACTATAATTATTTTCATTTTATTAAAAATTATAACATAAAGAAAAAAATGGAAAAAGAATTTTCTTTTCAGGAATTTGTAGAACTTTCTAAAGAAAGAAATGCATCAGATATTCATTTACAGGTTGGTTCTAAACCAATATTAAGGATAAAGGGAGACATTTTAAGAATAGAAGAGTATAAAAAATTGAGTGAAGATGATATTGGAAAAATAATTTATGAATTTTTACAGGAAAAGGAGAAGAAAATTCTTGAAGAAACAGGGAATCTTGATACTTCAATGAGTTTTCCAAATATTGGTAGATTTAGAGTAAATATATTCAAACAGAGAGGAACATTTGCTCTTGTTGCAAGAAGAATAACATCTACAATTCCTGATTTTGAAATATTAAACCTTCCGGAAAGTACAAAAAAAGTTTGTGATTATATAAACGGACTTGTACTTGTAACAGGTCCTACTGGAAGTGGAAAATCAAGTACTCTTGCCGCTATAATAAATAAGATAAACATAACAAGGACATGTCATATCCTGTGCATAGAGGATCCCATTGAATATCTTTATAAAAACGATAAAGCAATAATAACACAAAGAGAAATAGGTATAGATGTGAGAAGTTTTAAAGAAGCATTAAAATATGCTGTGAGACAGGACCCTGATGTCATTCTTATTGGAGAAATACGTGATGAAGAAACAGTAGAATTTGCTATACATTCAGCAGAAACAGGTCATCTTGTCTTTGGAACTTTACACAGTCAAAATGCACCTCTTACTATCGGAAGAATTTTGAATTTCTTTCCTGAAGTAA
This window contains:
- a CDS encoding Rid family detoxifying hydrolase produces the protein MFERIITEKSPLPVGPYSQGIKWKNFIFISGQIPVDPKTNTVVNGDITSQTKQVIENIKNILTEAGADLENVVKTTVFLKNINDFEKMNYVYAQYFKNKPARTTVEVSNLPKNVLIEIEVIAIIEEGK
- a CDS encoding flavodoxin, producing MKIIIVYFSLTGNTRKLSVKIYEILKSKNLDVSLFEIESKERCSFLKNCFNAIFEKLIKIDKVPHIENYDLLFIGTPIWAGKITPHIRSFLEDIDLKNKKVFLFTTYGSGFLKNKAMKEFIELVETEGGKIVDMFEVRGEKIEKYMDNLKEKIEKCLKEL
- a CDS encoding PilT/PilU family type 4a pilus ATPase is translated as MEKEFSFQEFVELSKERNASDIHLQVGSKPILRIKGDILRIEEYKKLSEDDIGKIIYEFLQEKEKKILEETGNLDTSMSFPNIGRFRVNIFKQRGTFALVARRITSTIPDFEILNLPESTKKVCDYINGLVLVTGPTGSGKSSTLAAIINKINITRTCHILCIEDPIEYLYKNDKAIITQREIGIDVRSFKEALKYAVRQDPDVILIGEIRDEETVEFAIHSAETGHLVFGTLHSQNAPLTIGRILNFFPEVRQPQIRRDLSLHLRCVISQMLLPSIKEGVQRVPAVEIMFVNSLISRLILEGQDSKIPKAIKAGKNEGMQDFEDSLLDLYNRGFIDKETALKYAENPQSLDMKMKGIFLAEEGGIVI